The following nucleotide sequence is from Solidesulfovibrio carbinolicus.
CGTGCTGCCGCGCTTTCCCCAGCGCCTTGACCCCAAGGCGCTTTCCGGCGTCATCGACGTGTCGGCCCGGTTCGGGCTTCTGGCCAAGCCCTTCCCGGCGGCCGAGATCCTGGACGCGCCGGCCCAGTAGGCCGCACGCTTCGCGCCGCCTCGTCGGCAGCCAGCCCCTTGTCGTCAGACGCCCCGGACGCGGCCCACGGCCCGCGCCCGGGGCGTCGATGCTGCGTCGTCACGCTTCCCTCCGCGCCAGTGACCCGAATATTCTTCGCCGCTTTCCCCTCTTACAACGCCGCCATCCAGCCCGGTAAATCCGTGGCCGCAAGACGTTTTCCACAGCTACGGCCCGGCCAAACGAACATTGTTCGTCGGCTTCCTGGAAAGAACCGCCGACGAAACGACGTCCAAACGCCCCAATTCCGAACGCCCGGCCGGACCCTACCCGGCCGAGTTGCCAAAACCGGCGAAAAGCCTTCTGAAAAGGCCGTCTCCACAATGGCGCTACCGCCCGTATTTGCTGATTATTATGTCTCCTAAGCACCGAATTTTATTTTTCACTTTACGATAGCCCATTTTGTCACTATGAAAAAACCCCCCTTAATGAGAATTCGATTATTCGGAGTAGACCATGTGCCGCTTATTCGCCCTCAGCAGCCGGGACCCCGTGTCCCCCATGCGCGCCATCGAGGCGCTCAACGTCATGAAGGAAGGGCACGACGGCTCGGGCGTCGGTCTTTTCCTCTCCGACCTCGGCGGCCCCTTCGGTGAAATGAAGGATGCGCCCATCCTCTCCGGAATCTTTACCGACGAAGGCTTAAAACGCCTCGACGCCTACATGGGAGAACGCGGGTTCGTCACCCGCAAGACTCTCGAACTCGATCCGCGCACCAAACCGCCGCTGGGCACCCCGGTGCGAGGCTCCTATATCGCCCGGGCCTACGAGGCCCCGGCCGACCTCAAGGCCAAAAGCCAGGCCGAACGCGAGCTGGCCTACATGCTCATGCGCGTGGAACTGCGCCACATGGGCGAGGAAAAGGAAGACATCCGCGTCTTCTCGTTCTGGCCCGACACCATCATGGTCAAGGAAGTCGGCGACCCCATGGAGGTCGGCGAATACCTGGGCCTGGACCGCCCCGAACTGGCCTGCCGCCGCATCCTGGCCCAGGGCCGCCAGAACACCAACTACGCCATCAATCTCTACGCCTGCCATCCGTTTTTCCTGCAGGGCGTGTGCACCATGACCAACGGCGAGAACACGGCCTTCGTGCCCATCCGCGAATACCTGCTCTCGCGCGGCTTCCCCGGCTACATGGGCTACCAGTCCGATTCGGAAGTCTTTGCCCACATCATGCACTTTACGCTCAACCGCCTCCAGTTTGGCATCGAATACTACAAGCACGTCATCACGCCACTGTCCGACGCCGAGATGGCCGAGCACCCCGACCAGGCCCTTCTGGCCCGCATCAAGCAGACCTGCCGCAAGCTCATCATCGACGGCCCCAACTGCGTCATCGGCTGCCTGCCCGACAAGACCATGTTCATGGTCCAGGACCGCAAGAAGCTGCGGCCCGGCGTGGTCGGCGGCAAGCCCGGCATCTTCGCCTTCTCCTCGGAAATCTGCGGCCTCGACGCGGCCATCCCCGACCGCGACCAGCACGCCGATTTTCAACCCATGCACCTGGATACGGCCATCGTGCGCCCCGAATGCCAAGAGGTCACCATATGCAATCAACTGCAGTCATTACCCCGTCCACACTAAGCGTCAACGACCTGCCCTGGCAGATCGAGTGGGACAAGAACACCTGCACCCTGTGCGGGCGCTGCACGTCCGTTTGCCCGGTCAACGCCATTGAGCTTGGCGTCCACCGCAAACGCACCGTCGAGGCTTTGCCGGGCCTGCCCAAAAAGCCCACCAACAGCTATTCCATCTACCATGGCATCCGCCAGCGCACCGATCCGGCTTATCGCTGCATCGGCTGCGCCATGTGCAACATGGTCTGTCCCAATAACGCCATCGCCCCGCGCCTGCGTCCCGAAGCCACGACGCTGAAGTTCCACAACAACCGGGGCGGCGCGGCCCGCACCCGTGGCGGACGGCGCAACGACGGCGGCAGCCTGCTCGATCAGATCAAA
It contains:
- a CDS encoding class II glutamine amidotransferase domain-containing protein — translated: MCRLFALSSRDPVSPMRAIEALNVMKEGHDGSGVGLFLSDLGGPFGEMKDAPILSGIFTDEGLKRLDAYMGERGFVTRKTLELDPRTKPPLGTPVRGSYIARAYEAPADLKAKSQAERELAYMLMRVELRHMGEEKEDIRVFSFWPDTIMVKEVGDPMEVGEYLGLDRPELACRRILAQGRQNTNYAINLYACHPFFLQGVCTMTNGENTAFVPIREYLLSRGFPGYMGYQSDSEVFAHIMHFTLNRLQFGIEYYKHVITPLSDAEMAEHPDQALLARIKQTCRKLIIDGPNCVIGCLPDKTMFMVQDRKKLRPGVVGGKPGIFAFSSEICGLDAAIPDRDQHADFQPMHLDTAIVRPECQEVTICNQLQSLPRPH